DNA from Podarcis muralis chromosome 13, rPodMur119.hap1.1, whole genome shotgun sequence:
ATCCACCTCCTTAATTTTCCTTCTGAATGTCCCTATAACTAGTTGTCCCTATCACTAGTTTATCATGAATACTAAAACATGCTTCTCAtcagttttgttgctgttgtttagtcgtgtctgactcttcgtgactccatggaccagagcacaacagaggcactcctgtcttccactgccgctCATCAGTTTGCAAACTGTAAAGAGCAGTAGCCATGATTCACCTAACCATctgttgcacaatgggactttcctcaCCCTCCCTTCTTTGTGCCCCATGTGCCCTTGGGGCTTCCTTAATGCAAACAgcaaaacacacataaaaataattcCATTAAGATGTTAAAAGAAACATGGGATTGTGCAGCAAAACAATCCCATGAAGACAATgcagaaaacaacaaaacaattcgTAGTAGATAATtgttatactctctctctctctctctcatttaaagAGTTCACTGTCCTCTGAAGACATTGCTGTTCGTTTCACGGGTTAGCAGTGGGaattgctggatcctgaccagagaacAGAACAGAGAACAGAAGTCATAGAGGAGAATTGTGGAATCATGGCTTCTCTTGGTAACCTTGACACAGggctttgtgtttttcttttctttttcttcatcatcttcattattTATCCAATTTACTTTCTTTTCCTATTTATccactctgttttatttttatttagcttGACTTTCATTCTATTCTATGCTGATATCCCCTGAAAACAGAGCATGCGAGGTTCGCCCCAGTTCATCTCCCTATCTTCAAAGGGAGAGTGTGATACTGGTGTCTTTGCCCTGGCTATCCTAAATCATCACATAAGAATCTCTGCTGGCAGAGCGGCAACAGCCAAGAACTAGCCAGCCTCCCCCACCTTGGAAGTCACCCCTTCTGTCCGTTATGCTTGACCAAAGAGATGACTGACATTAGAGTTTGAACAGATTTGGTGATTGCCCAGACAAAATCCATTCCAGAAAAGAGCCAGGCTTTTGGACTCTCAGGTTCCCATATCCCTGAATGCCAGTAAACAAAGCCAGTGAACCCTGAAGACCTCTCATCTATCTCCTTTCTGTTCTTCCTCTCTCACAAGCATTAATGAGCATTTTTCAATAATTAGGGTTCTCCATTTCTTGCTGAGGCTCTAACACATTTCACTTTTCTCTGCAGGTGATGATGAATTGGAAATGAAGATCAAGGGAGAGCATGATGAGATTCACATAGGGGAAAAACCAAATGAATATTTGGAATCTGGGAAGAACTTTAGTCAAATCCCCCATTCAccttcccatcaaagaaatccAGCTGGGAAGAAAACCTATCAGTGctggaaatgtggaaagagcttcagtcggagggGTCACCTCATTATCCAcgaaagaatccatacaggggagaaaccatatcagtgtgtggaatgtgggaaaagcttcagtcaCCGGTCCAGCCTGACTTCCCATCaacgaattcatacaggggagaaaccttttccgtgcttcgaatgtggaaagagcttcactcggaGCGACTCTTTCATTTCCCATCaacgaattcatacaggggaaaagcCTTTtcggtgcttggaatgtgggaagagcttcagtgagAAGTCCAATCTcatttcccaccaaagaattcattccaaagaaaaatcatttcagtgcttggagtgtggaaagagtttcaatgTAAGAGCCAGTCTCACTTTCCACCAAAGaaatcatacaggggagaaaccttatcagtgtgttgaatgtggaaagagattcactcAGAAAAAATGTCTCACTTcccatgaaagaattcatacaggggagaaaccatatcagtgcttagattgtggaaagagattcacatGGAGcaactctctcacttcccatcaaagaattcatacaggggagaaaccatttcagtgtgaggaatgtgggaaaagcttcgGTAAGAAGggtgatctcacttcccatcaaagaattcatacgggggagaaaccatttcagtgtGAGGAATGTGGCAAATGCTTTGCTCGTAAGGAATGTCTCACTTCCCATGAAAGAACTCATTCCTGGGAGAGCCCttataaatgcttggaatgtggaaggagtTTTAGTCAGGACTCctatctcatttcccatcaaataattcatacaatgGAGAGACCgtataaatgcttggaatgtggaaagaatttTAGTCAGTATtcctatctcacttcccatcaaagaactcatagcTCGGAGAATCACAGTGTCTCAGAGTCATTGAATTCTTGCATTGGATTGGATGGTGAGAGTCATCTTCTCCAACCCCCTGATATTCAACAAAAGAAttcatgacagacggccatccaaccttaGCTTAGAATCCTTCAATtcaagaagagtccaccaccacctGAACTTGTTTGTTCCAgagtcaaacagttcttactgtcagaaagttctgcctgatgtttagtcagactctCCTTACTTGTATCTTGAATGCATTGGTGTGGGTCCTTCCCACGAAAAAGCAAGTTTGCTTGGTTTGGGTCCTTTCACTGGagtaggagaaagcaagcttgctccctcttccatggcccagctctttagatattggaAGACAGCTTTCACATCTCcttctcaatcttctcttctccatgaTAAACATCCCcatctccctcaactgttcctcattaggcttggtctccagacccttgatcgccttggtctccctcctctgcagccATTCCAGCTCATCAGGGGTGAAGCTCATTCAGAAACTGGCACAAAAGGTTTGGTCCCATCAAAGCCATTGTGGAGATACAAAGGAAGCAGCTTGCAAAAGGGATGGAGGTAACCCAAAATGCATCATCCGTAATGAAGTGCATAAACTGCGTTACTGAGAGGAAGCTGAAACCTCCTTTCCCGCCATGTTGGCAACATAtctttcctgcatttcaaggggacgctctgtgctccttccagctctacagtgctatgattctatTCTCCTGTcttgatgcagcttagaatagcattagcctttctTTGTTGGTGCTTCACTCTGTTGACATAAGAGCCCTGGATGCTTTCTATGTGTCCTACTGGCTAGCTAGTTgtccctcatcttatatttgtgcagctggttgtgCCTGCCTAAATGCACATCCTGACATTTGTCCTTATTGGAATTCATGAAttgcattcctttttttttttaaataaatttttttattagtttttcataagtacaaaagaaacaaagcaaaaacataaacaaacacaaaatcgacttccccgtaccaccccttttctgcattcttgtttcaagatttttcagcaaccctttcgtaataaacttgtttatatttcataaatttaacttccataagttattaatacaactgtagttctttatctcttattaccctgagcccctaattttccaaattacaacagtttttaagataaactttgaatttgttccaatcttcgtccaccgcctctttcccccggtctcgaactctgccagtcatctctgccagacccatatagtcaatcaccttcgtctgccattcttccaacgtgggtagatcttgcgtcttccaatactttgctagaagaattcttgctgctgttgtggcatacataaaaaatgtcctatccttctttggcaccatttggcccaccatgcccaagagaaaggcttctggttttttaataaaggttctcttcagaactttttaaatttcattatagatcatttcccagaaagccttaatcttcgggcaggtccaccaaaggtgatagaaggttccctccgtttcattacatttccaacacttgttattgggcagatgatagatctttgctaacttagccggagtcatgtaccacctgtagatcattttcataatgttttctcttaaggcattacatgaaTTGCATTCCTATAACACCCTGTCCTTGAAGGTGGTGTTACacggttctccacattttcatttAAGGCTGACAATAACCCTATGAAGTAAACTAGGCTCTGAAGCAGCGCCTGgcctccaaggtcacccaattagcttcatggctgagtggtgatttgaacccaggtctctcaggTCATAGTCTGGCACATAACCACTATATCACACGAGCTCCGTTTTGAAACTCAGAAAGTGTGCATGCGTGTGCCTCTGCTTAACATTAAGTGCAATATTCTGGTCTTTATATTCAAAGTTTTATGCACATGTACCAAAACAATTGTGGTGAGGATAGTATAATCGTAGATTTAGGGTAATGTTAGCTAGGGAGCGGGAGAGAGGTGAGTGTTGATTGGCTGAGAGTTGGAAACGGGTTGGAGTAATTCAACAATATAtgtgattgtaaattgttttggcAAGGGGGAGTTACTGGTTTGCTTTGTTCTTGTTCcaatttttattatgcattttgtatctctattttgtgtttttatgccatgaattgccctgagatctttggatgaaacgtggtataaaatataattaacaaagaaacaaatacaattaaaataggtaaaggtaaaggtacccctgcccgtacgggacagtcttgccagactctagggttgtgcgctcatctcactctagaggccaggggccagcgctgtccgcagacacttccggatcatgtggccagcgtgacaagctgcatctggcgagccagcgcagcacacggaacgccgtttaccttcccgccagtaagcggtccctatttatctacttgcacccgggggtgctttcgaactgctaggttggcaggcgctgggaccaagcagcgggagcgcaccccgccgcagggattcgaaccgccgacctttcgatcagcaagtcctcggcactgaggctttaacccacagcgccacctgcgtcccagaatTAAAATAGTCATATTCAAAGTTAGTACCTTCTATACTTCCTGGTTTTCCAGTCATTATAGTCCCTgtactcttcagcagcctcagcttttgtagctggagtcagtctggacTCTCCCAGGCCacatgggaaaaggcctgcaaagcaGAAGGTCTTCCAAGACTCACAGCCAGGATGGCCTCTGGCCTCCTCAGTAAAAGTCAGAAGTTGAACTCAGTACTATAGGAACAGCCTTCCAATACCCATTGTTACAGTACAAATAAAGtgacaaaagaaaagcaaactgaaGATTTGAAACCATACAGctattaagaagagtttggatttgatatcccactttatcactaccctgaggagtctcaaagcggctcacattctcctttcccttcctccccacaacaaacactctgtgaggtgagtggggctgagagacttcagagaagtgtgactggcccaaggtcacccagcagctgcatgtggaggagcggagacacgaacccggttccccagattaggagtctaccgctcttaaccactacaccacactggctccctattGTACACTGTTACCTTGAACTTCTCGTTTTTAAATAAATCAGTTGTACTCCACCTCACACCTCATTCTTCGCTAGGTTGGGGGTGAAGTGTTCAGGTCAGAGTTCTGGGGTGGCAGTGGGAATAAGGGGGGGGTGTTGCTGAAAGGCCCATCTGTGCCCCTTGAATgcagagggaagagggagcaggagggggtgggCGCAACATGGGGAAAGAAACAACCTCCGTGTGGTACATTCTGAAGCGTTTTTCAAAGTGCTTCATATAAAAAAACTTTTATAACATTCCTATAAGGTAGACCAGTAGCATATGCACAGCTTtccttaaacttcagttgctaAAATGAGCTGTTACACTTCAGGTAAATAGATGTTCCTGTTTTTTAGACGAGGTGGGGAAATGCTCTAATTGGTTTCTGTTACTTCCCTCTTGCTCCACTGTTAACgggaaaatccgagggctcccttggacaaaaacaaagacaccaaccaggataacctggagcaaaacagcagcctgtaggcttggcctttattgaactcttgcaacagggtgctcccctcacttgcaggagaggggagggacccagaaaaatggtgtgcaaggccttacaaagacttttgaaattgccgcCCTGTAGATCAAGCccaacatcatgcatacattacagaaaggaggggttgagggaggagttgtgatggtaacctgagtgtcctgtcacctggctggttcctcctttccccctccccatgagtccttcccaggtgacagaggggagtttccagtttcctgcccccagagggaagagctgattattgtcctttgtttcagtccatgctgaatccactcccatatgcaagttctttgtgatcttctgtctgggatcatcagggttggcatagcaactgggcagggctcctgtggatgtgctgggatggtgaagggattatggctgccctgtatcaaaccttccccattttgtagtccttccttcatggagtcaaataaaagtggaacagtgcaaatccgatgtatggttgattttctatgaattcatAACAGAAGCACAGCGtatgtagagtgtgtgtgtgtgtgtgtgtgaagtttgtacaaactgaatgattggggggggggtttcctgctacAAGCCCCTGGTGTCTCCCAGTCCCACCCTCTTCGCCCCCATCTCCTGGGTCTCCCGGTTCTTGCCCTGGAGCCACCACGACCAAGACCCTGCGAGGCTCCCATTTCCTCAGGAAGGGGAGGATGACGGGACCCCCCATGTCTCACGACAGCAAGAACAGGGGACGCGGAGGGAGCGGAGCTTTTCCAGCAGAGCTTGGCTGCCGTCTCTCCGGGATGCTTTGGATGCTTTGGGGCTAGACTGGATGGCCCCTGGGGGTCCCCTTGCAGGGTTCACTGCTTCTGTCTCCAAGGGAAGAAGCACCTGAGCCTGTCTGCCAAGAGGGTCCCCCAAAGAAATCCTCTCTGCTGCGGGTGCACAAGGCGCGAGCCCCTCCACCCCTGCGGCTGAGCTGGGTGCGCTcggcttgccaagggttaaaGGAACTGAGCTGCATTCCTAGAGGGAAGGAGAGATGGAAGGGGGAGCCGGGTCCTCCAGAGCCAGAGCCCCTCCCTCGCTGCCCGGTCCTTCCTGCAAGGCTTTTGTCTCCTCTGCAAGCCCAGCCTGGGGGGCTCCTTCTGCAAGGGGGGGGCAGCTGTCTCCCTGCCCCTTCTGGGCGCTGGTGAGTCTCTTCTCTCTTCTTGCAAAGGGTgcaatggggagaaggggggggaccCAGGGATGAAGGGGGGCTGCCGAGCTCCTGCCTGGGGAGACCCCCAAATCACACCCAAGGTTCCTGCCACCCTCCTCTTGGTAGAGACCGAGTTGGGGGCGAGGTCACAGGCTTGCAGCTCGAGTCTTCCTTTGGATCCCTGCGCGGATTTCCTCTCTGGGGGACAATCAGGCCCATTTGCTAGCAGAGGTTGTAGCCGGACGGAAATAATTTTACGTAAAATATAAGcaaaaaatataaaggaaaaCCTGACTTATGCAAGAAAGAAAGTCtgtgggaagatggagggcagagaagagaaagCGCTTCTTGGTGCGGTGCAGAGTCaagcctgcggaactccctgccccagGAGGCGAGGCTGGGACCAGGGcagcgaggaggaagaggaggggctcCGGGTGGCTTCATGCAGGAGGGCTGAGCTCTTGTCTCCCCAGAGATGCTGctgcatcccagttgctggaaggaagcgcagggggagaggggggggctCTTGCGCCCCAGTCCTGCTGGGGGGCTTCCCCTTGAGGCCCCAGGGGGAACGGGAAGGGGGAGCTCCAGAGgggcccactggcctgatcctgcagggctcctcTCCCGCTCTGATGCTGAGCTCCTCAGTTGTCCTGGAAGTAAAGCTTTCCCACACACAACCCATGCATCAGACCGGGGTGTTATCCAGACTCCAGGCTGACACTTGTGTGCCCATTCAGACATGCAGCCGCTGAGGTGTTCAGGGGATCTTTAGAGACTGAGCAGAAAGCCCTGCTGTGATGGACAGCTGAGACCGGCCGAGTCGGGAGCTGCAGTCCCTCAGAAACGCCACCAGGGGGCTGGAACatctctctctgattggctacccAGAGAGGCGGGGGCGGAGCCAGCCCTTTGGGCGGGACGATGAGAGGCGCCTTTTCTGAGGGAGTTTGGAGGCTGGAGCTGAgatggcctgaggagaagaaagagaggggaagaggggctgagtctgagggagaagtggctctggcctgaggagaagaaggagagaggaagaggggctgagtctgagggagaagtggctctggcctgaggaggaggaggagagaggaagaggggctgagtctgagggagaagtggctctggcctgaggagaagaaggagaggggaagaggggctgagtctgagggagaagtggctctggcctgaggagaagaaggagagaggaagaggggccgagtctgagggagaagtggctctggcctgaggaggaggaggagagaggaagaggggccgagtctgagggagaagtggctctggcctgaggagaagaaggagagaggaagaggggccgagtctgagggagaagtggctctggcctgaggagaagaaggagagaggaagaggggctgtgtctgagggagaagtggctctggcctgaggagaagaaggacagaggaagaggggctgagtctgagggagaagtggctctggcctgaggagaagaaggagagaggaagaggggctgagtctgagggagaagtggctctggcctgaggaggagaagaaggagaggggaagaggggctgagtctgagggagaagtggctctggcctgaggagaagaaggagagaggaagaggggctgagtcgggggggagaagtggctctggcctgaggaggaggaggagagaggaagaggggctgagtctgagggagaagtggctctggcctgaggagaagaaggagagaggaagaggggctgagtctgggggagaagtggctctggcctgaggagaagaaggagagaggaagaggggctgagtctgagggagaagtggctctggcctgaggagaagaaggagaggggaagaggggctgagtctgagggagaagtggctctggcctgaggagaagaaggagaggggaagaggggctgagtctgagggagaagtggctctggcctgaggagaagaaggagagaggaagaggggctgagtctgagggagaagtggctctggcctgaggagaagaaggagaggggaagaggggctgagtctgagggagaagtggctctggcctgaggagaagaaggagagaggaagaggggctgagtctgagggagaagtggctctggcctgaggagaagaaggagagaggaagaggggctgagtctgggggagaagtggctctggcctgaggagaagaaggagaggggaagaggggctgagtctgagggagaagtggctctggcctgaggagaagaaggagagaggaagaggggctgagtctgagggagaagtggctctggcctgaggagaagaaggagagaggaagaggggctgagtctgagggagaagtggctctggcctgaggagaagaaggagagaggaagaggggctgagtctgagggagaagtggctctggcctgaggagaagaaggagaggggaagaggggctgagtctgagggagaagtggctctggcctgaggagaagaaggagagaggaagaggggctgagtctgagggagaagtggctctggcctgaggagaagaaggagagaggaagaggggctgagtccgggggagaagtggctctggcctgaggagaagaaggagagaggaagaggggctgagtcggggggagaagtggctctggcctgaggagaagaaggagagaggaagaggggctgagtctgagggagaagtggctctggcctgaggagaagaaggagagaggaagaggggctgagtcggggggagaagtggctctggcctgaggagaagaaggagagaggaagaggggctgagtctgagggagaagtggctctggcctgaggagaagaaggagagaggaagaggggctgagtctgagggagaagtggctctggcctgaggagaagaaggagagaggaagaggggctgagtctgggggagaagtggctctggcctgaggagaagaaggagaggggaagaggggctgagtctgagggagaagtggctctggcctgaggagaagaaggagagaggaagaggggctgagtctgagggagaagtggctctggcctgaggagaagaaggagagaggaagaggggctgagtctgagggagaagtggctctggcctgaggagaagaaggagagaggaagaggggctgagtctgagggagaagtggctctggcctgaggagaagaaggagaggggaagaggggctgagtctgagggagaagtggctctggcctgaggagaagaaggagagaggaagaggggctgagtctgagggagaagtggctctggcct
Protein-coding regions in this window:
- the LOC144325247 gene encoding uncharacterized protein LOC144325247 codes for the protein MASLGDDELEMKSKGDHDEIHTGEKPYKNLECGKSSQSSHSTSHQRNPIGKKPYQCLECGKSFGWRAHLTVHERIHTGEKPYKCVQCGKSFSQRANLTTHQRLHTGEKPYQCLECGKSFNEKAKLTSHQIIHTGDNPYHCLECGKSFSRSDSFTFHQRIHTGEKPYQCLECGKNFSQIPHSPSHQRNPAGKKTYQCWKCGKSFSRRGHLIIHERIHTGEKPYQCVECGKSFSHRSSLTSHQRIHTGEKPFPCFECGKSFTRSDSFISHQRIHTGEKPFRCLECGKSFSEKSNLISHQRIHSKEKSFQCLECGKSFNVRASLTFHQRNHTGEKPYQCVECGKRFTQKKCLTSHERIHTGEKPYQCLDCGKRFTWSNSLTSHQRIHTGEKPFQCEECGKSFGKKGDLTSHQRIHTGEKPFQCEECGKCFARKECLTSHERTHSWESPYKCLECGRSFSQDSYLISHQIIHTMERPYKCLECGKNFSQYSYLTSHQRTHSSENHSVSESLNSCIGLDGESHLLQPPDIQQKNS